One Niallia circulans DNA segment encodes these proteins:
- a CDS encoding class III lanthipeptide: MNKVLSLQKETISKDVQLKAKSSGSIVCKKSSNASWFFC, encoded by the coding sequence ATGAATAAAGTACTATCTCTACAAAAAGAAACTATATCAAAAGATGTGCAATTAAAAGCAAAATCGTCTGGAAGCATTGTATGTAAAAAGAGTAGTAATGCAAGCTGGTTTTTCTGTTAA
- a CDS encoding class III lanthipeptide: MNKVLSLQKETISKDVQLKAKSSGSIVCKKSSNASWFFC, encoded by the coding sequence ATGAATAAAGTACTATCATTACAAAAAGAAACTATATCAAAAGATGTGCAATTAAAAGCGAAATCATCTGGAAGTATTGTATGTAAAAAAAGCAGCAATGCAAGCTGGTTTTTCTGCTAA
- a CDS encoding class III lanthipeptide: MNKVLSLQKETISKDVQLKAKSSGSIVCKKSSNASWFFC, encoded by the coding sequence ATGAATAAGGTACTATCATTACAAAAAGAAACTATATCAAAAGATGTGCAATTAAAAGCGAAATCGTCTGGAAGCATTGTATGTAAAAAAAGCAGCAATGCAAGCTGGTTTTTCTGTTAA
- a CDS encoding class III lanthipeptide, with the protein MNKVLSLQKETVSKDVQLKAKSSGSIVCKKSSNASWFFC; encoded by the coding sequence ATGAATAAAGTACTATCATTACAAAAAGAAACTGTATCAAAAGATGTGCAATTAAAAGCAAAATCGTCTGGAAGCATTGTATGTAAAAAAAGCAGCAATGCAAGCTGGTTTTTCTGTTAA
- a CDS encoding class III lanthipeptide: MNKVLSLQKETISKDVQLKAKSSGSIVCKKSSNASWFFC, encoded by the coding sequence ATGAATAAAGTATTATCTTTACAAAAAGAAACTATATCAAAAGATGTGCAATTAAAAGCGAAATCATCTGGAAGTATTGTATGTAAAAAAAGCAGCAATGCAAGCTGGTTTTTCTGTTAA
- a CDS encoding class III lanthipeptide, which produces MKNVLGLQKLDKRERKENPLKSSVSLGCSPSSNTSWFFC; this is translated from the coding sequence ATGAAAAATGTTCTCGGATTGCAAAAATTGGATAAGAGAGAACGAAAAGAGAACCCATTAAAATCAAGCGTAAGTCTTGGTTGTTCTCCTTCCAGTAATACTAGCTGGTTCTTTTGTTAA
- the lanKC gene encoding class III lanthionine synthetase LanKC produces MDHRYIKYINKGYYYNVASEVDQGLFKLESLPDNYALIAGEHWTNVLAKNGEQLPYQGWKIHISTTMKEAQKTLNIVSKLMIERDISFKYVKSNTELLLKDSKYGDRGSSGKFITIYPKNTDQFIELLSLLEKHLSQLKPGPYILNDKRWYHSNVYFRYGAFIPRTTWIDGKKVDAIENLQGELIEDKRVPYYYLPDFVEEPLEIIKMDKVLDQSDTTSPLDAYDIKEALHFSNGGGVYICENKSNMKVILKEGRPHAAVDAQGKDAFSRIENESATLDKLEKTKYPVKKISSFCAWEHYFIEEEYIEGDSLSEWIVKNYPFSSTQKNESYTSSCINIINQLIEAIEEIHINNVGMGDLQPANVIITPNEQVRLIDFETASTTNDSLSGLMTPGFIGNQEMNKEQSDWFALLRIAKQLFLPIGNVQDISWNMEAIHSSWIEVEFGIKAKEIIEKVESICKFHQSRPMDELLSTNGFLKQEFNLSDLKTKLRNAIIKDIKNEDRLLPGDIRQFEMESGMTNVLTGGFGIAMALHRTGGIDQKVKDWLDKQDIKDLVQLEDGLFTGKVGVATVLWELGYVEKAKSLFDSVNNFEQMEDVSIVSGLSGIGLAYLGFSYEVDDHKYLDNCLHIGELLAEKLDSNVPIITFDYDVVDKGIMTSWSGVSLYFTALYKKTRDEKWLLLSEQALEKELKLGLFDSDGLYQIDDDYRILPYLASGGSGLAIPIVEFELTSEKQKWKKEIDGISKIPKSKCFFNAGLFQGTTGILAIANLLELYTQENNLVKYALFTLNLHLLEKDDCIFVPGDSCFRLSGDIMSGSSGLLLTVHDILENRNYSWLPLLNLDKLFNSSNFNGELSNKRPELSILGG; encoded by the coding sequence ATGGATCACAGATATATAAAGTACATAAATAAAGGTTATTACTATAATGTTGCAAGTGAAGTCGATCAAGGATTATTTAAATTAGAAAGTTTACCAGATAATTATGCATTAATTGCTGGTGAACATTGGACAAATGTATTGGCGAAAAATGGAGAACAATTGCCCTACCAGGGTTGGAAAATTCATATTAGTACGACTATGAAAGAAGCACAAAAGACTTTAAATATTGTCTCTAAACTAATGATAGAAAGAGATATTTCATTTAAATACGTTAAAAGTAATACAGAGCTATTGCTGAAAGATTCGAAGTATGGAGATAGAGGTTCGTCAGGGAAGTTTATAACTATATATCCTAAGAATACTGATCAATTTATTGAATTATTAAGTTTGCTAGAGAAGCATTTATCCCAATTAAAACCAGGGCCCTATATTCTAAATGATAAAAGATGGTATCATTCTAATGTTTATTTCAGATATGGAGCTTTTATACCTAGAACTACATGGATAGATGGGAAAAAAGTCGATGCAATTGAAAATTTACAAGGCGAACTTATAGAAGATAAAAGGGTTCCTTATTATTATCTTCCTGACTTTGTAGAAGAACCACTAGAAATTATTAAGATGGATAAAGTACTAGATCAGTCCGATACTACCTCTCCCCTAGATGCTTATGATATAAAAGAAGCTTTGCATTTTAGTAATGGAGGCGGAGTTTATATCTGTGAAAATAAAAGTAATATGAAGGTTATTCTAAAAGAAGGAAGACCTCATGCTGCAGTAGATGCACAAGGAAAAGATGCATTTTCTAGGATAGAGAATGAAAGTGCGACACTAGATAAATTAGAAAAGACAAAATACCCTGTTAAAAAGATAAGTTCCTTTTGTGCTTGGGAACATTATTTTATAGAAGAGGAGTATATAGAAGGTGATTCACTGTCAGAGTGGATTGTTAAGAACTATCCTTTTAGCAGTACTCAAAAAAATGAGTCGTATACTAGCTCGTGTATAAATATTATCAATCAACTTATTGAGGCGATAGAAGAAATACATATAAATAATGTGGGAATGGGTGACTTACAACCTGCAAATGTCATCATAACTCCAAATGAACAAGTTCGATTAATAGATTTTGAAACAGCTAGTACTACAAATGATTCTCTTTCTGGATTAATGACTCCTGGTTTCATAGGAAATCAAGAAATGAATAAAGAACAAAGTGATTGGTTTGCGTTATTAAGGATAGCAAAACAATTATTTTTACCAATTGGTAACGTGCAAGATATATCTTGGAATATGGAGGCTATTCATAGTAGTTGGATTGAAGTTGAATTTGGAATAAAAGCAAAAGAAATTATAGAAAAGGTAGAATCTATATGCAAATTTCATCAATCAAGGCCAATGGATGAGTTACTGAGTACAAATGGTTTTCTAAAACAAGAGTTTAATTTATCAGATTTGAAAACTAAACTACGAAATGCAATCATTAAAGACATAAAAAATGAAGATAGACTATTACCAGGAGACATTAGGCAATTTGAAATGGAATCAGGAATGACGAATGTTTTGACTGGTGGTTTTGGTATTGCAATGGCATTACATAGAACAGGTGGGATAGATCAAAAAGTAAAGGATTGGCTTGATAAACAAGATATTAAAGACCTTGTTCAATTAGAAGATGGTTTATTTACCGGTAAGGTGGGAGTAGCAACAGTTTTATGGGAACTTGGGTATGTTGAAAAGGCAAAATCTCTATTCGATTCTGTGAACAATTTTGAACAAATGGAAGATGTATCCATTGTTTCAGGATTAAGTGGAATCGGTTTAGCATACTTAGGATTTAGTTATGAAGTAGACGATCATAAGTACCTAGATAATTGTCTTCATATCGGAGAGCTATTAGCAGAAAAACTCGACTCTAATGTACCGATCATAACTTTTGATTATGATGTTGTTGATAAAGGAATCATGACCAGTTGGTCGGGTGTATCATTGTATTTTACTGCACTGTATAAAAAAACAAGAGATGAGAAATGGTTATTATTATCAGAACAAGCATTAGAAAAGGAGCTAAAATTAGGTTTATTTGATAGTGATGGTTTATATCAGATTGATGATGACTATAGGATATTACCGTATCTTGCTAGCGGTGGAAGTGGCTTAGCTATCCCTATTGTAGAATTCGAACTAACTTCAGAAAAGCAGAAATGGAAGAAAGAAATTGATGGTATTAGTAAAATACCAAAAAGTAAATGTTTTTTTAATGCAGGATTATTTCAGGGTACTACTGGAATTTTAGCTATTGCAAATCTATTAGAATTATATACTCAAGAAAATAATTTGGTAAAATATGCCTTATTCACACTTAATTTACACTTATTAGAGAAAGATGACTGTATATTTGTTCCTGGTGATTCATGCTTTAGACTTTCGGGTGATATTATGTCGGGTTCTTCAGGTTTATTGTTAACAGTACATGATATTTTAGAAAACAGAAACTATTCATGGTTACCTTTACTCAATTTAGATAAGCTATTTAATTCTTCAAACTTTAATGGGGAATTGTCTAATAAAAGGCCTGAGTTATCCATCTTAGGTGGGTAG
- a CDS encoding class III lanthipeptide, translating into MSRADVLSLQSLKNYKKSDEPIGSNVSVNCKKHSSLSIFFCVSPR; encoded by the coding sequence ATGTCTAGAGCAGATGTTTTATCATTACAAAGTTTAAAAAACTATAAAAAAAGTGATGAACCGATTGGTTCAAATGTTAGTGTGAATTGTAAGAAACACAGTAGTTTAAGTATTTTCTTTTGTGTTAGTCCTAGATAA
- a CDS encoding trypsin-like serine peptidase: MNTNNENKACNTGLLKIKQNKNKFISNASLIKGMNNPLVCTAAHCVFDWYKQLNANEVTFITNDNKEYEIEEIYISSEWVNNGVVDYDTAFMTLREPTLKTDYMAKPIFNNVSKNQKVLIPYIIKNLFGKKKVQMVENISFEDHIHNSSLLGLEGKLEVGSSGSPWLIKKENEYFQFSNTSLSFNSVQNIVWGPYWGEQIENLFLQANKQDSNLDNIKTFKL, from the coding sequence ATGAATACAAATAATGAAAATAAAGCATGTAATACTGGATTACTAAAAATAAAACAAAATAAAAATAAATTTATAAGTAATGCCTCACTAATAAAAGGTATGAATAATCCATTGGTTTGTACTGCAGCACATTGTGTCTTTGATTGGTATAAGCAATTAAATGCAAATGAAGTAACCTTTATAACTAATGATAATAAAGAATATGAGATTGAAGAAATCTACATTAGTAGTGAATGGGTTAATAATGGAGTAGTAGATTATGATACTGCTTTTATGACATTGAGAGAACCCACATTAAAAACGGATTATATGGCAAAACCGATTTTTAATAATGTTTCAAAGAACCAAAAGGTTCTAATTCCTTACATTATAAAAAATTTATTTGGAAAGAAAAAAGTACAAATGGTAGAAAACATTAGTTTTGAAGATCATATACACAATTCATCTCTATTAGGTTTAGAAGGCAAATTAGAAGTGGGAAGCTCGGGGAGTCCTTGGTTAATTAAAAAGGAAAATGAGTACTTTCAATTTTCTAACACTAGTTTATCGTTTAATAGTGTTCAGAATATTGTTTGGGGACCCTATTGGGGTGAACAAATAGAAAACTTATTTTTACAAGCAAATAAACAAGATAGTAACTTAGATAATATAAAAACATTCAAACTATAA
- a CDS encoding NDxxF motif lipoprotein has product MRRISYFFLVLLILNGCSQKENIEDTEDEILSTQDVEIPRTIFTSEKRNEKIDEEESKLSIKTYLDSYEELTNASTPFLDILYDGEDSLNENELEKFDKITKLTKENDENFSSFMLKNTLPEEYQAETKRISRYITASNEILYGLDETLSNITDDLNEGKIPKINIGAIKSNTKVVNGREQKKIEDFLDKKGIKTKAFGREI; this is encoded by the coding sequence ATGAGACGGATTTCATATTTTTTCTTAGTTTTATTAATATTAAATGGATGTTCACAGAAAGAAAATATAGAAGACACTGAAGATGAAATTCTTTCTACTCAGGATGTAGAAATTCCTAGAACTATTTTTACCTCTGAAAAACGAAATGAGAAAATAGATGAAGAAGAATCAAAATTAAGCATAAAAACATATCTAGATAGCTATGAAGAGTTAACTAATGCTAGTACACCATTTTTAGATATTCTCTATGATGGAGAGGATAGTTTAAATGAAAATGAATTAGAGAAGTTTGATAAAATCACCAAACTTACTAAAGAAAATGATGAGAATTTTTCTAGCTTTATGTTAAAAAATACCTTACCTGAAGAATATCAAGCAGAGACTAAGAGAATTAGTCGATACATTACAGCTTCAAATGAAATTCTTTATGGACTAGATGAAACGCTTAGTAATATTACAGATGATCTAAATGAGGGGAAAATTCCTAAGATAAATATAGGGGCGATAAAAAGTAATACTAAAGTAGTGAATGGAAGAGAACAGAAAAAGATTGAGGACTTCCTAGATAAAAAAGGTATTAAAACAAAAGCATTTGGAAGAGAAATATAA
- a CDS encoding HAAS signaling domain-containing protein, which produces MISLNKNEFLKLLKNSLKFMSEQEKVDIVSEYNMHFEEGRLEEKSDKEIAEELGQPEEIAKELNAVYAVNRVEENRSIKSLFTAMLSIMGLSIMNFVFIIVGFFVMLILLPFFLAYIIGVPVMILSPIILVIMGFINGFSTIGVGEILESLKGLIFGAILAFAGYLLGKLLLKILIKYLRWNMSIAREKKL; this is translated from the coding sequence ATGATAAGCTTGAACAAAAATGAATTTTTAAAATTACTTAAGAATAGTTTGAAGTTTATGTCTGAACAAGAAAAAGTTGACATAGTAAGTGAATATAATATGCATTTTGAAGAGGGAAGGCTTGAAGAAAAAAGTGATAAGGAAATAGCGGAAGAATTAGGGCAACCAGAAGAAATTGCTAAAGAATTAAATGCTGTTTATGCAGTTAATAGAGTTGAAGAAAATCGTAGCATTAAAAGTTTATTTACAGCAATGTTGTCAATTATGGGTTTAAGCATAATGAATTTTGTATTCATTATAGTAGGTTTTTTTGTGATGCTAATACTATTACCATTTTTTCTAGCTTATATCATTGGTGTTCCTGTAATGATTTTATCACCAATAATATTAGTAATAATGGGATTTATTAATGGGTTTAGTACAATTGGGGTTGGCGAAATACTTGAATCTTTAAAAGGGCTTATTTTCGGGGCTATTTTAGCATTCGCAGGTTATCTTTTAGGGAAATTATTGCTAAAAATATTGATTAAATACTTGAGATGGAATATGTCAATTGCGAGGGAGAAGAAATTATAA
- a CDS encoding PadR family transcriptional regulator → MNAQFKKGVLELIVLLIVNKEDEYGYSLVKKISNKIIISEGTVYPILRRLVKEKHLTTYNKESNEGPFRKYYRITKNGISQLETLKYEWKEFFLIINCFIEENDKLEQK, encoded by the coding sequence ATGAATGCTCAGTTTAAAAAAGGTGTACTTGAATTAATAGTTTTATTAATAGTAAACAAAGAGGATGAATATGGATATTCACTAGTAAAAAAGATATCTAATAAGATAATTATTTCAGAAGGTACTGTTTATCCAATATTAAGAAGGTTAGTAAAGGAAAAACATCTAACGACATATAATAAGGAATCTAACGAAGGACCATTCAGAAAATATTACAGAATTACAAAGAATGGGATAAGTCAACTTGAAACTTTAAAATATGAATGGAAAGAATTTTTCCTAATAATTAACTGTTTTATTGAGGAGAATGATAAGCTTGAACAAAAATGA